One Nitrospira sp. DNA window includes the following coding sequences:
- a CDS encoding Glutamine--fructose-6-phosphate aminotransferase [isomerizing], which produces MCGIVGYVGNQDAVPILLNGLSKLEYRGYDSAGVAVQRGEKIEIRRSVGKLINLQKSLEQKQVAGTCGIGHTRWATHGKPSEQNAHPHRSESCVLVHNGIIENYVELKQRLVKDGYKFQSETDTEVVAHLIDKQMKKNGLCLADAVRAAAKEIRGSYAITVISEREPGMLVAARSGCPLVIGRTAEAAFVGSDVMAMLSHTRDVTFLEEGDVAEVTAGTVTFTDLDGRAVARKKTTVTWDASAAEKSGYPHFMLKEIHEQPQTILDTIRGRYSYESGEADLPDIGLTPKQFAEVGRIWIVACGTSWHAGLVGKYLLEEMVRTPVQVDIGSEFRYRDPLIEKNDLFITISQSGETADTLAAAREAKQKGARVVSIVNVVGSTLARESDGVLYTHCGPEIGVASTKAFTSQLAALYMLALHLGRVRGVLSVADGKAWLDRLVTLPALVKHVLGREAEILAIAKRYYKKSDFLYLARGINYPIALEGALKLKEISYIHAEGYAAGEMKHGPIALIDKDMPVVVLAPRDRLYEKTVSNLMEVKARRAPVIAFVAEGERELGKTADAVFTIPDVHPLLSPILFTIPLQLLAYHIAVLRGEDVDQPRNLAKSVTVE; this is translated from the coding sequence GCAACGTGGAGAGAAAATCGAGATTCGCCGCAGCGTCGGCAAATTGATCAATCTGCAGAAATCGCTGGAGCAGAAGCAGGTGGCGGGGACGTGCGGGATCGGGCATACGCGCTGGGCCACGCACGGCAAGCCTTCCGAGCAGAACGCGCATCCGCACCGTTCCGAGAGCTGCGTGCTCGTGCATAACGGGATCATCGAAAACTACGTCGAACTCAAACAGCGTTTGGTCAAGGACGGCTACAAGTTTCAGTCCGAGACGGATACCGAGGTCGTCGCGCATTTGATCGACAAGCAGATGAAGAAAAACGGTCTGTGCCTGGCGGATGCCGTTCGCGCGGCGGCGAAAGAGATTCGAGGGAGTTATGCGATCACGGTGATTTCAGAGCGCGAGCCGGGCATGCTGGTGGCCGCTCGATCCGGTTGTCCATTGGTCATCGGCCGCACCGCTGAGGCGGCGTTCGTCGGGTCGGATGTCATGGCGATGTTGTCCCACACCAGGGACGTGACGTTTCTCGAAGAGGGTGATGTCGCCGAAGTCACGGCCGGGACGGTGACGTTTACGGATCTCGACGGCCGGGCGGTCGCGCGAAAAAAGACCACCGTCACGTGGGATGCGTCCGCCGCCGAAAAGAGCGGCTACCCCCATTTCATGTTGAAGGAGATCCACGAACAGCCGCAAACTATTCTGGATACCATTCGGGGGCGCTATTCCTATGAGAGTGGCGAGGCGGATCTGCCGGACATCGGTTTGACGCCGAAACAGTTCGCCGAGGTCGGCCGCATCTGGATCGTGGCTTGCGGGACGAGTTGGCATGCCGGCCTGGTGGGGAAGTACCTGCTGGAAGAGATGGTCCGGACGCCGGTGCAGGTCGATATCGGCAGCGAGTTTCGCTATCGCGATCCCTTGATCGAAAAGAACGACCTGTTCATCACGATCTCGCAGTCGGGCGAAACCGCCGACACCTTGGCCGCAGCTCGCGAAGCGAAGCAAAAGGGGGCGCGAGTCGTCTCGATCGTCAACGTGGTGGGCAGCACCTTGGCCCGCGAGTCCGACGGCGTGCTCTATACCCATTGCGGCCCTGAGATCGGGGTCGCTTCGACGAAGGCGTTTACCAGTCAGCTGGCGGCGCTGTACATGCTGGCCTTGCATCTGGGGCGGGTACGGGGTGTACTGAGTGTGGCGGACGGGAAGGCTTGGCTCGATCGCTTGGTCACGCTGCCGGCCTTGGTGAAACATGTGCTCGGCCGGGAAGCGGAGATCCTGGCGATCGCGAAACGCTATTACAAGAAATCGGATTTCTTGTATCTGGCGCGCGGGATCAACTATCCGATCGCGTTGGAGGGGGCGCTGAAGCTCAAGGAGATTTCCTACATCCATGCGGAGGGCTATGCCGCGGGAGAGATGAAACATGGGCCGATCGCGCTTATCGACAAGGACATGCCGGTGGTGGTGTTGGCGCCGCGGGATCGGTTGTATGAGAAGACGGTCAGCAACCTCATGGAGGTGAAGGCGCGCCGGGCTCCGGTGATTGCGTTCGTGGCGGAAGGGGAGCGCGAGTTGGGCAAGACCGCCGACGCGGTGTTTACGATTCCCGACGTGCACCCGCTGCTGTCGCCTATCCTCTTTACGATTCCGTTGCAGTTGTTGGCCTATCACATCGCGGTCTTGCGCGGCGAGGACGTGGATCAGCCGAGGAACCTGGCGAAGAGCGTGACGGTGGAATGA